In one Coregonus clupeaformis isolate EN_2021a unplaced genomic scaffold, ASM2061545v1 scaf3866, whole genome shotgun sequence genomic region, the following are encoded:
- the LOC121558912 gene encoding uncharacterized protein LOC121558912 isoform X4, translated as MDVLSIFILMTLVGKCQGNIYLIYQGEKEDISLQCEGSFWQIDLDQNNKVDCTFNDIANDNKNKCDQDLNGKNRTLELEKKSCINLSIKQCFNMKLEKNITGFFACFRNVQSIDGDLFPFKPSKDLVAFYIVAFVESEMVIPDPGVETKTVTKQHGETVNLTCHFTIADHFSNLPFSVYWIKTFSGKNCTCVHSYSFDYNVGQSYDHHCLIDEALLNKMSNTSSTPVTNPHFHNLKISNATYSDSGQYVCALQVLKGPKGHWKVITNITVTVNGEFNNHTNRNDTALLDTPGSPFAEGRGEEEGPYSLVKLTEVRDPVTAHNWAEEHAAVAAKPYSVVMFNTEYEAFDPQAIQTPST; from the exons ATGGACGTGCTCTCTATCTTCATTCTAATGACTCTGGTAGGAAAATGTCAAG GGAACATTTATCTAATTTATCAAGGGGAAAAAGAAGATATATCCCTACAATGTGAAGGGAGTTTTTGGCAGATTGACCTAGATCAAAACAACAAGGTGGATTGCACTTTTAATGACATTGCCAATGACAATAAGAATAAATGTGACCAGGATTTGAATGGGAAGAACAGAACACTTGAACTAGAAAAAAAATCCTGCATAAATCTAAGTATTAAACAATGTTTTAATATGAAATTGGAAAAAAACATCACTGGATTTTTTGCGTGTTTCCgcaatgtccaatcaattgatggAGACCTATTCCCGTTTAAACCATCAAAAGATCTGGTGGCTTTTTATATTGTGGCATTTGTTGAATCAGAGA TGGTGATACCTGACCCTGGTGTGGAAACTAAAACTGTTACCAAACAGCATGGGGAAACAGTCAACCTTACATGTCATTTCACAATAGCCGACCATTTTTCTAACTTGCCATTCTCAGTGTATTGGATCAAGACCTTCAGCGGAAAAAATTGCACTTGTGTTCATTCTTATTCTTTTGATTATAATGTTGGACAATCATATGACCACCATTGTCTCATTGATGAGGCCCTGCTGAATAAAATGTCAAATACTTCATCTACACCCGTAACAAACCCTCACTTTCATAACCTTAAGATCAGCAATGCCACATATTCAGACAGCGGACAGTATGTGTGTGCCTTACAGGTGCTTAAAGGTCCAAAAGGGCACTGGAAGGTAATAACTAATATCACAGTCACTGTGAATGGAGAATTCAACAACCACACCAACAGGAATGACACAGCCCTGTTAGATACACCTG GCTCCCCATTCGctgagggcagaggagaggaggaggggcccTACTCACTTGTGAAGCTGACTGAAGTGAGAGATCCTGTGACTGCACATAACTGGGCTGAGGAACATGCTGCTGTTGCTGCCAAGCCTTATTCTGTAGTCATGTTCAATACTGAGTATGAGGCCTTTGACCCCCAGGCCATTCAGACACCATCCACCTGA
- the LOC121558912 gene encoding uncharacterized protein LOC121558912 isoform X1, whose protein sequence is MDVLSIFILMTLVGKCQGNIYLIYQGEKEDISLQCEGSFWQIDLDQNNKVDCTFNDIANDNKNKCDQDLNGKNRTLELEKKSCINLSIKQCFNMKLEKNITGFFACFRNVQSIDGDLFPFKPSKDLVAFYIVAFVESEMVIPDPGVETKTVTKQHGETVNLTCHFTIADHFSNLPFSVYWIKTFSGKNCTCVHSYSFDYNVGQSYDHHCLIDEALLNKMSNTSSTPVTNPHFHNLKISNATYSDSGQYVCALQVLKGPKGHWKVITNITVTVNGEFNNHTNRNDTALLDTPVGALFFSCLFVTVIVIVIVMTNNTKISQAESHTMRMKRDQDGEETLDSNCSPFAEGRGEEEGPYSLVKLTEVRDPVTAHNWAEEHAAVAAKPYSVVMFNTEYEAFDPQAIQTPST, encoded by the exons ATGGACGTGCTCTCTATCTTCATTCTAATGACTCTGGTAGGAAAATGTCAAG GGAACATTTATCTAATTTATCAAGGGGAAAAAGAAGATATATCCCTACAATGTGAAGGGAGTTTTTGGCAGATTGACCTAGATCAAAACAACAAGGTGGATTGCACTTTTAATGACATTGCCAATGACAATAAGAATAAATGTGACCAGGATTTGAATGGGAAGAACAGAACACTTGAACTAGAAAAAAAATCCTGCATAAATCTAAGTATTAAACAATGTTTTAATATGAAATTGGAAAAAAACATCACTGGATTTTTTGCGTGTTTCCgcaatgtccaatcaattgatggAGACCTATTCCCGTTTAAACCATCAAAAGATCTGGTGGCTTTTTATATTGTGGCATTTGTTGAATCAGAGA TGGTGATACCTGACCCTGGTGTGGAAACTAAAACTGTTACCAAACAGCATGGGGAAACAGTCAACCTTACATGTCATTTCACAATAGCCGACCATTTTTCTAACTTGCCATTCTCAGTGTATTGGATCAAGACCTTCAGCGGAAAAAATTGCACTTGTGTTCATTCTTATTCTTTTGATTATAATGTTGGACAATCATATGACCACCATTGTCTCATTGATGAGGCCCTGCTGAATAAAATGTCAAATACTTCATCTACACCCGTAACAAACCCTCACTTTCATAACCTTAAGATCAGCAATGCCACATATTCAGACAGCGGACAGTATGTGTGTGCCTTACAGGTGCTTAAAGGTCCAAAAGGGCACTGGAAGGTAATAACTAATATCACAGTCACTGTGAATGGAGAATTCAACAACCACACCAACAGGAATGACACAGCCCTGTTAGATACACCTG TGGGAGCCCTGTTCTTCTCCTGCCTGTTTGTTACTGTCATTGTCATTGTCATTGTCATGACGAATAATACCAAGATTTCGCAAG CAGAATCTCACACTATGAGGATGAAAAG AGACCAAGATGGAGAGGAGACACTTGACTCAAATT GCTCCCCATTCGctgagggcagaggagaggaggaggggcccTACTCACTTGTGAAGCTGACTGAAGTGAGAGATCCTGTGACTGCACATAACTGGGCTGAGGAACATGCTGCTGTTGCTGCCAAGCCTTATTCTGTAGTCATGTTCAATACTGAGTATGAGGCCTTTGACCCCCAGGCCATTCAGACACCATCCACCTGA
- the LOC121558912 gene encoding uncharacterized protein LOC121558912 isoform X3 — protein MDVLSIFILMTLVGKCQGNIYLIYQGEKEDISLQCEGSFWQIDLDQNNKVDCTFNDIANDNKNKCDQDLNGKNRTLELEKKSCINLSIKQCFNMKLEKNITGFFACFRNVQSIDGDLFPFKPSKDLVAFYIVAFVESEMVIPDPGVETKTVTKQHGETVNLTCHFTIADHFSNLPFSVYWIKTFSGKNCTCVHSYSFDYNVGQSYDHHCLIDEALLNKMSNTSSTPVTNPHFHNLKISNATYSDSGQYVCALQVLKGPKGHWKVITNITVTVNGEFNNHTNRNDTALLDTPESHTMRMKRDQDGEETLDSNCSPFAEGRGEEEGPYSLVKLTEVRDPVTAHNWAEEHAAVAAKPYSVVMFNTEYEAFDPQAIQTPST, from the exons ATGGACGTGCTCTCTATCTTCATTCTAATGACTCTGGTAGGAAAATGTCAAG GGAACATTTATCTAATTTATCAAGGGGAAAAAGAAGATATATCCCTACAATGTGAAGGGAGTTTTTGGCAGATTGACCTAGATCAAAACAACAAGGTGGATTGCACTTTTAATGACATTGCCAATGACAATAAGAATAAATGTGACCAGGATTTGAATGGGAAGAACAGAACACTTGAACTAGAAAAAAAATCCTGCATAAATCTAAGTATTAAACAATGTTTTAATATGAAATTGGAAAAAAACATCACTGGATTTTTTGCGTGTTTCCgcaatgtccaatcaattgatggAGACCTATTCCCGTTTAAACCATCAAAAGATCTGGTGGCTTTTTATATTGTGGCATTTGTTGAATCAGAGA TGGTGATACCTGACCCTGGTGTGGAAACTAAAACTGTTACCAAACAGCATGGGGAAACAGTCAACCTTACATGTCATTTCACAATAGCCGACCATTTTTCTAACTTGCCATTCTCAGTGTATTGGATCAAGACCTTCAGCGGAAAAAATTGCACTTGTGTTCATTCTTATTCTTTTGATTATAATGTTGGACAATCATATGACCACCATTGTCTCATTGATGAGGCCCTGCTGAATAAAATGTCAAATACTTCATCTACACCCGTAACAAACCCTCACTTTCATAACCTTAAGATCAGCAATGCCACATATTCAGACAGCGGACAGTATGTGTGTGCCTTACAGGTGCTTAAAGGTCCAAAAGGGCACTGGAAGGTAATAACTAATATCACAGTCACTGTGAATGGAGAATTCAACAACCACACCAACAGGAATGACACAGCCCTGTTAGATACACCTG AATCTCACACTATGAGGATGAAAAG AGACCAAGATGGAGAGGAGACACTTGACTCAAATT GCTCCCCATTCGctgagggcagaggagaggaggaggggcccTACTCACTTGTGAAGCTGACTGAAGTGAGAGATCCTGTGACTGCACATAACTGGGCTGAGGAACATGCTGCTGTTGCTGCCAAGCCTTATTCTGTAGTCATGTTCAATACTGAGTATGAGGCCTTTGACCCCCAGGCCATTCAGACACCATCCACCTGA
- the LOC121558912 gene encoding uncharacterized protein LOC121558912 isoform X2, which translates to MDVLSIFILMTLVGKCQGNIYLIYQGEKEDISLQCEGSFWQIDLDQNNKVDCTFNDIANDNKNKCDQDLNGKNRTLELEKKSCINLSIKQCFNMKLEKNITGFFACFRNVQSIDGDLFPFKPSKDLVAFYIVAFVESEMVIPDPGVETKTVTKQHGETVNLTCHFTIADHFSNLPFSVYWIKTFSGKNCTCVHSYSFDYNVGQSYDHHCLIDEALLNKMSNTSSTPVTNPHFHNLKISNATYSDSGQYVCALQVLKGPKGHWKVITNITVTVNGEFNNHTNRNDTALLDTPAESHTMRMKRDQDGEETLDSNCSPFAEGRGEEEGPYSLVKLTEVRDPVTAHNWAEEHAAVAAKPYSVVMFNTEYEAFDPQAIQTPST; encoded by the exons ATGGACGTGCTCTCTATCTTCATTCTAATGACTCTGGTAGGAAAATGTCAAG GGAACATTTATCTAATTTATCAAGGGGAAAAAGAAGATATATCCCTACAATGTGAAGGGAGTTTTTGGCAGATTGACCTAGATCAAAACAACAAGGTGGATTGCACTTTTAATGACATTGCCAATGACAATAAGAATAAATGTGACCAGGATTTGAATGGGAAGAACAGAACACTTGAACTAGAAAAAAAATCCTGCATAAATCTAAGTATTAAACAATGTTTTAATATGAAATTGGAAAAAAACATCACTGGATTTTTTGCGTGTTTCCgcaatgtccaatcaattgatggAGACCTATTCCCGTTTAAACCATCAAAAGATCTGGTGGCTTTTTATATTGTGGCATTTGTTGAATCAGAGA TGGTGATACCTGACCCTGGTGTGGAAACTAAAACTGTTACCAAACAGCATGGGGAAACAGTCAACCTTACATGTCATTTCACAATAGCCGACCATTTTTCTAACTTGCCATTCTCAGTGTATTGGATCAAGACCTTCAGCGGAAAAAATTGCACTTGTGTTCATTCTTATTCTTTTGATTATAATGTTGGACAATCATATGACCACCATTGTCTCATTGATGAGGCCCTGCTGAATAAAATGTCAAATACTTCATCTACACCCGTAACAAACCCTCACTTTCATAACCTTAAGATCAGCAATGCCACATATTCAGACAGCGGACAGTATGTGTGTGCCTTACAGGTGCTTAAAGGTCCAAAAGGGCACTGGAAGGTAATAACTAATATCACAGTCACTGTGAATGGAGAATTCAACAACCACACCAACAGGAATGACACAGCCCTGTTAGATACACCTG CAGAATCTCACACTATGAGGATGAAAAG AGACCAAGATGGAGAGGAGACACTTGACTCAAATT GCTCCCCATTCGctgagggcagaggagaggaggaggggcccTACTCACTTGTGAAGCTGACTGAAGTGAGAGATCCTGTGACTGCACATAACTGGGCTGAGGAACATGCTGCTGTTGCTGCCAAGCCTTATTCTGTAGTCATGTTCAATACTGAGTATGAGGCCTTTGACCCCCAGGCCATTCAGACACCATCCACCTGA